The proteins below come from a single Agrococcus beijingensis genomic window:
- a CDS encoding NAD-dependent epimerase/dehydratase family protein, whose product MTTIVLGALAALTVSVLAPIAVLPLLRRSRVVDVATARSSHEGIAVRGLGVAPLVAILIATPVAALSGLDAQATFALVGIVGGAGAIAVIGLVEDVRGLPIALRAALQFMLGALAGFALLLSAGLPALSAVALGAIAGLWVAAYVNITNFMDGVDGISASHGAVTGLSFVAMGVIAASPALALGGAVLAAAFLGFAPWNLGPGKRFLGDVGSYLLGGLVALLAVAAVVAGLPLVSVLGPVAIYGADTAMTLFRRVLRGDRWYESHREHVYQRITARLSHTAVATTVAVATAFCALTGLLVALDAWPWWLGLAVIAAAMMAYLALPGVFGIEDVRWHLRASVQPGDYRIRTAESTRVVVLGASGFVGSAVAEHFRSHDLQVSELAAPRLMTAARSVEDLSASIEAQSEVLAGLQSSFKDADIVVLAAGLAAPDDSGSDALYGANALLPAIVAKAADRGGVRRLVHLSSAAVQGRTPEIDESTQFNAFSPYSHSKALGEAALLEQMLTFSDGAPHTDVAIVRATSVQGDGRPTTKSLTKLAHSRLSSVASPGDQPTVVSTVRGLAEFVLAVSIAAAPMQGVRLQPWENHSVTTALVSLSGREPTKLPAALCRAVIAVAFSLGQFVPKFAGIARRLELLWFGQRQQAASATSPSIRTSRAWLQEVQG is encoded by the coding sequence ATGACCACGATCGTGCTCGGCGCTCTTGCGGCGCTCACCGTCAGCGTGCTCGCGCCCATAGCCGTGCTGCCCCTTCTGCGTCGTTCGCGCGTCGTCGATGTTGCCACCGCGCGCTCGTCGCACGAGGGGATCGCCGTCCGCGGTCTCGGTGTTGCTCCTCTAGTCGCGATCTTGATCGCAACGCCGGTGGCGGCGTTGTCCGGACTCGACGCGCAGGCGACGTTCGCGCTCGTAGGAATAGTTGGTGGCGCGGGCGCCATCGCAGTCATCGGCCTGGTGGAGGACGTTCGTGGCTTGCCCATCGCCCTGCGAGCTGCATTGCAGTTCATGCTCGGCGCGCTCGCGGGATTTGCGCTGCTGCTCAGCGCTGGCCTCCCGGCATTGAGCGCGGTTGCACTCGGGGCGATTGCTGGTCTGTGGGTCGCGGCTTACGTCAACATCACGAACTTCATGGATGGCGTCGACGGAATTTCCGCTAGCCACGGGGCGGTGACCGGACTGTCGTTCGTGGCGATGGGCGTCATTGCAGCGTCGCCAGCTCTCGCTCTCGGAGGCGCGGTATTGGCCGCTGCCTTCCTCGGCTTCGCTCCTTGGAACCTGGGCCCGGGCAAACGATTCCTCGGAGACGTTGGCAGCTACCTCCTTGGAGGGCTTGTCGCCCTGCTTGCAGTCGCGGCTGTCGTGGCCGGGCTGCCGCTCGTGAGCGTCCTGGGTCCTGTTGCCATCTACGGGGCCGACACGGCTATGACGCTGTTCCGCCGCGTGCTGCGAGGTGATCGCTGGTACGAGAGTCACCGCGAGCATGTATACCAGCGCATCACTGCGCGCCTCTCACACACGGCCGTCGCGACGACCGTCGCGGTCGCAACTGCGTTTTGTGCTCTGACTGGCCTACTCGTCGCTCTGGATGCGTGGCCCTGGTGGCTGGGACTCGCGGTGATCGCCGCCGCAATGATGGCGTACCTCGCACTGCCGGGAGTCTTCGGCATTGAGGACGTGCGTTGGCACCTTCGGGCTTCCGTGCAGCCTGGCGACTATCGGATTCGCACGGCCGAGTCGACCCGGGTCGTTGTCCTTGGCGCCAGCGGCTTCGTGGGCAGTGCGGTCGCCGAGCATTTTCGCTCTCACGACCTCCAAGTCTCCGAGTTGGCCGCTCCCCGCTTAATGACAGCAGCTCGTTCCGTTGAAGATCTGAGCGCCTCCATCGAGGCGCAGTCGGAGGTGCTCGCTGGGCTGCAAAGTTCCTTCAAGGACGCTGACATCGTTGTGCTTGCTGCGGGCCTCGCTGCTCCGGACGACAGCGGCAGCGATGCTCTGTACGGCGCCAACGCCCTGCTGCCCGCCATCGTGGCCAAAGCCGCAGATCGCGGAGGCGTCCGCCGTTTGGTGCATCTGAGCTCGGCTGCGGTGCAGGGACGCACGCCTGAGATTGACGAGAGCACGCAATTCAACGCGTTCTCACCGTACTCGCACTCCAAGGCCCTCGGCGAGGCAGCTCTTCTCGAGCAGATGCTCACCTTTTCCGACGGCGCCCCGCATACCGATGTGGCCATCGTGCGAGCGACGTCCGTCCAAGGCGATGGCCGACCGACGACCAAGTCACTCACAAAGCTCGCGCACTCTCGTCTAAGCAGCGTCGCCTCGCCCGGGGATCAGCCCACCGTGGTCAGTACGGTGCGTGGACTCGCCGAGTTCGTGTTGGCGGTGAGCATCGCAGCCGCTCCCATGCAGGGGGTGCGACTGCAGCCCTGGGAGAACCACTCTGTGACGACAGCGCTGGTGAGCCTCAGCGGACGAGAACCAACGAAGTTGCCGGCGGCGCTGTGCCGAGCCGTCATCGCGGTTGCGTTCAGCCTGGGCCAGTTTGTGCCGAAGTTCGCTGGGATCGCGCGCCGCCTCGAACTCCTTTGGTTCGGACAACGACAGCAGGCCGCTTCCGCGACGAGTCCGAGCATTCGCACATCGCGGGCATGGCTGCAGGAGGTGCAGGGATGA
- a CDS encoding glycosyltransferase, giving the protein MVAHWESTGLRVTTASSDGSKHFPDQVIIDGLTRSPRMANRRVPHALRQWVDRQSVDVILTNTATASALARLARTRVPVVYFCHGLHWNQFSLKSLPFRFMERLLLARTDGVVCMNTPDEIWFEKHAPQLPRLRLRHGVGLDTKRFPRNVERKPWTTGETLQLVWCGELTERKNPIDAIALVTELKRRGVDVELRMLGRGAMLSELEERIGDDRQVQLLGHVDPVPHFMLSHLLVQTSRWEGLPRVALEAVAMGMPTVGFDVKGVQDIPGAYLATEGDIEQLASQVLRAAAEGPRSLPELDALSYTHAAEAIREFLEALLSGSYPHGATLVR; this is encoded by the coding sequence ATGGTCGCTCACTGGGAAAGCACCGGTCTGCGCGTCACCACGGCGTCGAGTGACGGGTCCAAGCATTTCCCCGATCAAGTCATCATTGACGGATTAACACGTAGCCCGCGAATGGCCAACCGCCGGGTACCTCACGCGCTTCGGCAGTGGGTCGATCGCCAATCAGTCGACGTAATCCTTACGAATACAGCGACCGCCTCCGCTCTGGCTAGGCTTGCGAGAACTCGAGTCCCAGTAGTCTATTTCTGTCATGGATTGCATTGGAATCAGTTTTCGCTCAAGAGCTTGCCGTTTCGCTTCATGGAGCGTTTACTCCTCGCGCGGACCGACGGCGTAGTCTGCATGAATACTCCGGATGAGATCTGGTTCGAAAAACACGCTCCCCAGTTGCCTCGACTTCGCCTCCGCCACGGTGTCGGCCTTGATACGAAGCGATTTCCGCGGAATGTTGAGCGAAAGCCTTGGACTACAGGGGAAACTCTGCAGTTGGTCTGGTGCGGCGAACTCACTGAGCGCAAGAATCCGATCGACGCAATCGCTTTGGTCACGGAGTTGAAGCGTAGGGGTGTCGATGTAGAACTTCGGATGCTTGGTAGAGGAGCCATGCTTTCGGAGCTGGAGGAGCGGATCGGCGACGACCGTCAAGTTCAACTTCTGGGGCACGTTGACCCTGTGCCTCACTTTATGCTGTCGCATCTCCTAGTCCAGACCTCCCGGTGGGAAGGCCTGCCAAGAGTCGCGCTCGAAGCTGTGGCCATGGGCATGCCAACGGTCGGTTTCGACGTGAAAGGAGTGCAGGACATACCCGGCGCATATCTGGCCACCGAAGGCGATATCGAACAGTTGGCCAGTCAAGTGCTCCGAGCCGCGGCCGAGGGTCCGCGTTCACTCCCGGAGCTGGATGCACTGTCCTACACTCACGCAGCCGAAGCGATCCGCGAGTTCTTGGAGGCTCTACTCTCAGGTAGTTACCCGCACGGGGCCACTCTGGTGCGTTGA
- a CDS encoding MMPL family transporter, translated as MATWLSRVGAASMRRAWFVILAWAIALGGVLGGALALGPNMQESFAIPGTESQQALDRLGSVFPQVAGSSVQVVYQAPEGDTIEQHRDAIVAQVEQISAIDDVATALDPWNEFASDQISADGTIAFAQVQFEPQGSGVTPAGLDELVTTADAVRDDGLTVEFGGQAFQATSVPISWVEGLGVLFAGIVLFVTFWSLVTAGLPLITALVGIGITMGGVLGASALVTVSNSAPLMALMIGLAVGIDYALFILSKHRTQLARGMGVVASGSLAVGTAGTAVLFAGLTVVIALTGLLIVGIPFLSVMGIGAAVSVVIAVAAAVTLLPAIMALLGERLRPKPGSRAARLAERDVDAKPTMGMRWATLVTRRPWFAIVGVLAVVGIAAVPAASLQLALPDNGREAQGSTQRIAYDLLQEGFGDGTTGPLVVMADITQVTDVLPTLEAISDDLAEIPGVDRIGSAFPDETVDTAIIQVIAETGPADPATAALVRAIRDAAPELEAEHGTPIAVTGATAVQIDVSQRLQDALLPFGAVVVSLAIVLLMLVFRSILVPVTAALGFLASVLAAFGVVVAVMQWGWGIELLHAEPGPILSFMPVLLMAVLFGLAMDYQMFLVSGMREQHAHGRDALSAVRHGFAENARVVTAAALIMFFVFFAFVPEGMAMIKAIALGLAVGVAVDAFLVRMTLIPALMALMGERAWWLPRWLDRAMPSMDVEGESLGRHRAALAWAADAGGHLALERLRPEVAWGVAGEASWSVTAQRGAVVRLGGAFADRQRLAHALLGDVDATGRAHLGGAALPGDVGTLRERIALVDLDLVGAAGHAETAHQAARSALALRAPXAHLGGAALPGDVGTLRERIALVDLDLVGAAGHAETAHQAARSALALRAPFAVGAVLDRRATALVERAAAAAGTSIDESAPLSRLAPVERAAVLLAMAALRRPSLVWIDAAAGAPAGSARVAALLAGDDATIVTSEPSPDAHGRQAIELLPADATAEDERDARDRAAAEAASADIDTPRAPDALATTGADR; from the coding sequence ATGGCCACCTGGCTCTCCCGCGTCGGCGCAGCGTCCATGCGCCGTGCCTGGTTCGTCATCCTCGCCTGGGCGATCGCCCTCGGCGGCGTGCTGGGCGGCGCGCTCGCGCTCGGCCCGAACATGCAGGAGTCGTTCGCGATCCCCGGCACCGAGTCGCAGCAGGCGCTCGACCGGCTCGGCAGCGTGTTCCCGCAGGTCGCCGGCTCGTCGGTGCAGGTCGTCTACCAGGCGCCCGAGGGTGACACCATCGAGCAGCACCGCGACGCGATCGTGGCGCAGGTCGAGCAGATCTCGGCGATCGACGACGTCGCCACCGCGCTCGACCCGTGGAACGAGTTCGCCTCCGACCAGATCTCGGCCGACGGCACCATCGCGTTCGCGCAGGTGCAGTTCGAGCCGCAGGGCTCCGGCGTCACGCCGGCGGGCCTCGACGAGCTCGTCACGACAGCGGATGCGGTGCGTGACGACGGCCTGACCGTCGAGTTCGGGGGCCAGGCGTTCCAGGCCACCAGCGTGCCCATCTCGTGGGTGGAGGGGCTGGGCGTGCTGTTCGCCGGCATCGTGCTGTTCGTCACCTTCTGGTCGCTCGTGACCGCCGGGCTGCCGCTCATCACCGCCCTGGTCGGGATCGGCATCACGATGGGCGGCGTGCTGGGCGCGTCGGCGCTGGTGACGGTCTCGAACTCGGCGCCGCTGATGGCGCTCATGATCGGGCTCGCGGTCGGCATCGACTACGCCCTCTTCATCCTCTCGAAGCACCGCACGCAGCTCGCGCGCGGCATGGGCGTGGTCGCGTCGGGCTCGCTCGCCGTAGGCACCGCCGGCACCGCGGTGCTCTTCGCCGGCCTCACGGTGGTGATCGCCCTCACGGGGCTGCTGATCGTCGGCATCCCGTTCCTGTCGGTGATGGGCATCGGCGCCGCCGTCTCGGTGGTGATCGCCGTCGCTGCCGCGGTCACGCTGCTGCCGGCGATCATGGCGCTGCTGGGCGAGCGGCTGCGGCCGAAGCCGGGCAGCCGCGCCGCCCGGCTCGCCGAGCGCGACGTCGACGCGAAGCCGACGATGGGCATGCGCTGGGCGACGCTCGTCACGAGGCGCCCCTGGTTCGCGATCGTGGGCGTGCTGGCGGTCGTCGGCATCGCCGCGGTGCCGGCCGCCAGCCTGCAGCTGGCGCTGCCCGACAACGGCCGCGAGGCGCAGGGCTCGACGCAGCGCATCGCCTACGACCTGCTGCAGGAGGGCTTCGGCGACGGCACCACCGGGCCGCTCGTGGTGATGGCCGACATCACCCAGGTGACCGATGTGCTGCCCACGCTCGAGGCGATCAGCGACGACCTCGCCGAGATCCCCGGCGTCGACCGCATCGGCAGCGCCTTCCCCGACGAGACGGTCGACACCGCGATCATCCAGGTGATCGCCGAGACCGGCCCCGCCGACCCGGCGACGGCCGCGCTCGTGCGGGCGATCCGCGATGCGGCCCCCGAGCTCGAGGCCGAGCACGGCACGCCCATCGCCGTCACCGGCGCGACCGCCGTGCAGATCGACGTCTCGCAGCGGCTGCAGGACGCCCTGCTGCCCTTCGGCGCGGTGGTCGTCTCACTGGCGATCGTGCTGCTGATGCTGGTGTTCCGCTCGATCCTGGTGCCGGTGACGGCAGCGCTCGGCTTCCTCGCCTCCGTGCTCGCCGCCTTCGGCGTGGTCGTCGCGGTGATGCAGTGGGGCTGGGGCATCGAGCTGCTGCACGCCGAGCCCGGCCCGATCCTGTCGTTCATGCCGGTGCTGCTGATGGCGGTGCTGTTCGGCCTCGCGATGGACTACCAGATGTTCCTCGTCTCGGGCATGCGCGAGCAGCACGCCCACGGCCGCGACGCCCTCAGCGCCGTGCGGCACGGCTTCGCCGAGAACGCTCGCGTGGTGACGGCTGCGGCGCTCATCATGTTCTTCGTCTTCTTCGCGTTCGTGCCCGAGGGCATGGCGATGATCAAGGCGATCGCGCTCGGCCTCGCGGTCGGCGTCGCGGTCGACGCGTTCCTCGTGCGCATGACGCTCATCCCGGCGCTCATGGCGCTCATGGGCGAGCGCGCCTGGTGGCTGCCGCGCTGGCTCGACCGCGCGATGCCCTCGATGGACGTCGAGGGCGAGAGCCTCGGCCGTCACCGGGCGGCGCTCGCCTGGGCTGCGGATGCGGGCGGTCACCTCGCCCTCGAGCGGCTGCGGCCCGAGGTGGCGTGGGGAGTCGCGGGCGAGGCCTCCTGGAGCGTGACAGCCCAGCGGGGCGCGGTCGTGCGCCTCGGCGGCGCCTTCGCCGACCGGCAGCGGCTCGCGCACGCGCTGCTGGGCGACGTGGACGCGACGGGTCGCGCGCACCTGGGCGGGGCCGCCCTGCCCGGCGACGTCGGCACGCTGCGCGAGCGGATCGCGCTCGTCGACCTGGATCTCGTCGGCGCCGCAGGCCACGCCGAGACCGCGCACCAGGCGGCCCGCTCGGCGCTCGCGCTGCGCGCGCCGTTNGCGCACCTGGGCGGGGCCGCCCTGCCCGGCGACGTCGGCACGCTGCGCGAGCGGATCGCGCTCGTCGACCTGGATCTCGTCGGCGCCGCAGGCCACGCCGAGACCGCGCACCAGGCGGCCCGCTCGGCGCTCGCGCTGCGCGCGCCGTTCGCGGTCGGCGCGGTGCTCGACCGCCGCGCCACCGCGCTCGTCGAGCGCGCCGCGGCCGCTGCGGGCACGTCGATCGACGAGTCGGCGCCGCTCTCGCGGCTCGCGCCGGTCGAGCGCGCGGCGGTGCTGCTGGCGATGGCCGCGCTGCGCCGACCGAGCCTGGTCTGGATCGACGCCGCCGCAGGAGCCCCGGCGGGCTCCGCACGCGTGGCGGCGCTGCTGGCCGGCGACGACGCGACCATCGTCACCAGCGAGCCATCGCCCGACGCGCACGGCAGGCAGGCGATCGAGCTGCTGCCCGCCGACGCCACCGCCGAGGACGAGCGCGACGCACGCGACCGCGCGGCTGCCGAAGCCGCATCCGCCGACATCGACACCCCGCGGGCGCCCGACGCGCTCGCGACCACCGGAGCAGACCGATGA
- a CDS encoding TetR/AcrR family transcriptional regulator, with amino-acid sequence MTTRDTILQAALERFARFGYLGSSIQQIADDVGTSKSSVLYHFDSKESLLEAAMQPALDSMAGLVGSLPQLHDAKVEAAPALVTGFVDTLMAHSAAVSVFVTQRGALQDVPVIARANAIVDEIARTLVLEAPTPRVLTRLSIGLAGVAFILGDSLDDGRDHLDPAEMREILIDTLLELCLPDAAHAATTPLRKDA; translated from the coding sequence GTGACCACCCGCGACACGATCCTGCAGGCCGCGCTCGAGCGCTTCGCCCGCTTCGGCTACCTGGGCAGCTCGATCCAGCAGATCGCCGACGACGTCGGCACCTCGAAGTCGTCGGTGCTCTACCACTTCGACTCGAAGGAGTCGCTGCTCGAGGCCGCCATGCAGCCCGCGCTCGACTCGATGGCGGGCCTCGTCGGCTCGCTGCCGCAGCTGCACGACGCGAAGGTCGAGGCGGCGCCGGCGCTCGTCACCGGCTTCGTCGACACCCTCATGGCGCACAGCGCCGCCGTGTCGGTGTTCGTCACCCAGCGCGGCGCGCTGCAGGACGTGCCGGTGATCGCCCGCGCGAACGCGATCGTCGACGAGATCGCCCGCACGCTCGTGCTCGAGGCACCCACGCCGCGCGTGCTCACGCGCCTGTCGATCGGCCTGGCCGGCGTCGCCTTCATCCTGGGCGACTCGCTCGACGACGGCCGCGACCACCTCGACCCGGCCGAGATGCGCGAGATCCTCATCGACACGCTGCTCGAGCTCTGCCTGCCCGATGCCGCGCACGCGGCCACCACCCCGCTTCGGAAGGACGCCTGA
- a CDS encoding PfkB family carbohydrate kinase, translating into MSEPVAVVGDALVDEVDGASIVGGAALNVAVGLARLGVPARLIAMVGDDAPGRLVREHCARHGVELVATAAGQGTAVATAVRDGGTMRYEFNDAGLGRFVDLAGLERLLAAAPLVVVSCLALEHEAQVAPLVALPRSRERLLLDPNARPAYLREPGARERFAAGLDLLASRALLVKASDEDAELVYEEHVDDSATRWIASGTGAVAITRGPAGARIVTGDGWVDALVPSLEAPIVDTIGAGDAVLASLTASVMHRDHEGGWAGPLGRAMAVAAATTRSAGGLLQLPD; encoded by the coding sequence GTGAGCGAGCCGGTCGCCGTCGTCGGCGATGCGCTGGTCGACGAGGTCGACGGCGCCTCGATCGTCGGCGGCGCCGCGCTCAACGTCGCGGTGGGCCTCGCTCGGCTCGGCGTGCCGGCGCGGCTGATCGCCATGGTCGGCGACGACGCGCCGGGGCGACTGGTGCGCGAGCACTGCGCGCGGCACGGGGTCGAGCTCGTCGCCACCGCCGCCGGGCAGGGCACCGCCGTCGCGACCGCCGTGCGCGACGGCGGCACCATGCGGTACGAGTTCAACGACGCGGGGCTCGGTCGCTTCGTCGACCTCGCCGGGCTCGAGCGACTGCTGGCCGCTGCGCCGCTCGTGGTGGTCTCCTGCCTCGCGCTCGAGCACGAGGCGCAGGTCGCGCCGCTCGTCGCGCTCCCCCGCTCGCGCGAGCGCCTGCTGCTCGACCCGAACGCGCGCCCCGCGTACCTGCGCGAGCCCGGCGCCCGCGAGCGCTTCGCCGCCGGGCTCGACCTGCTCGCGTCGCGGGCGCTGCTGGTGAAGGCGAGCGACGAGGACGCCGAGCTCGTCTATGAGGAGCACGTCGACGACAGCGCGACCCGCTGGATCGCCTCGGGCACGGGCGCTGTGGCGATCACCCGCGGGCCCGCCGGTGCGCGGATCGTCACCGGCGACGGCTGGGTCGATGCGCTCGTGCCGTCGCTGGAGGCGCCCATCGTCGACACGATCGGGGCCGGAGACGCCGTGCTCGCCTCCCTCACCGCATCCGTCATGCACCGCGATCACGAGGGCGGATGGGCTGGGCCCCTCGGGCGCGCCATGGCGGTGGCCGCCGCCACCACTCGCTCAGCGGGCGGGCTGCTGCAGCTGCCCGACTGA
- a CDS encoding pyridoxal phosphate-dependent aminotransferase: MALKSLDQSSKLKHVLYEIRGPVAAEAARLEAEGHRILKLNIGNPAPFGFETPDTIVQDMIANLSLAQGYSDSKGVLSARRAVVTRYEDVEGFPPLTVDDVFLGNGVSELITMTMQALLDSGDEVLIPAPDYPLWTAMTSLGGGTPIHYLCDEAADWAPDLADIEAKITPRTKAIVVINPNNPTGAVYSREVLEGIVALARKHSLLILADEIYDRILYDDAEHVSIATLAPDLLVLTYNGLSKTYRAAGFRAAWLAISGPKDHAKGFLEGLTLLASTRLCPNVPAQYGIQVALGGHQSIEDLILPGGRLLEQRDAAVQRLSAIPGVSVVVPKGALYAFPRLDPEVHEIHDDAQFALDLLRQEKILVTHGSGFNWPAPDHFRIVTLPWKRDLVTAIDRIGNFLSSYRQ, from the coding sequence ATGGCACTCAAGTCGCTCGACCAGTCCTCGAAGCTCAAGCACGTCCTGTACGAGATCCGGGGACCTGTGGCCGCGGAGGCCGCGCGGCTCGAGGCCGAGGGACATCGGATCCTGAAGCTCAACATCGGCAATCCGGCGCCGTTCGGGTTCGAGACGCCCGACACGATCGTGCAGGACATGATCGCCAACCTGTCGCTCGCGCAGGGCTACTCCGACTCGAAGGGCGTGCTGTCGGCGCGCCGCGCGGTCGTGACCCGCTACGAGGACGTCGAGGGCTTCCCGCCGCTGACCGTCGACGACGTCTTCCTCGGCAACGGCGTCTCCGAGCTCATCACGATGACCATGCAGGCACTGCTCGACAGCGGCGACGAGGTGCTGATCCCCGCGCCCGACTACCCGCTCTGGACGGCGATGACGTCGCTCGGCGGCGGCACGCCCATCCACTACCTCTGCGACGAGGCCGCCGACTGGGCGCCCGACCTCGCCGACATCGAGGCGAAGATCACGCCCCGCACCAAGGCGATCGTCGTGATCAACCCCAACAACCCCACGGGCGCCGTCTACTCGCGCGAGGTGCTCGAGGGCATCGTGGCGCTCGCGCGCAAGCACTCGCTGCTGATCCTCGCCGACGAGATCTACGACCGCATCCTCTATGACGACGCCGAGCACGTCTCGATCGCGACGCTCGCGCCCGACCTGCTGGTGCTCACCTACAACGGGCTGTCGAAGACCTACCGCGCGGCGGGCTTCCGCGCTGCCTGGCTGGCGATCTCGGGCCCCAAGGACCACGCGAAGGGGTTCCTCGAGGGGCTGACGCTGCTGGCGTCGACGCGCCTCTGCCCGAACGTGCCGGCGCAGTACGGCATCCAGGTGGCGCTGGGCGGGCACCAGTCGATCGAGGATCTGATCCTGCCCGGTGGTCGGCTGCTCGAGCAGCGCGACGCGGCGGTGCAGCGGCTGTCGGCGATCCCCGGCGTCAGTGTGGTGGTGCCGAAGGGCGCGCTCTACGCCTTCCCGCGGCTCGACCCCGAGGTGCACGAGATCCACGACGACGCGCAGTTCGCGCTCGACCTGCTGCGGCAGGAGAAGATCCTCGTCACGCACGGCTCGGGCTTCAACTGGCCGGCGCCCGACCACTTCCGCATCGTGACGCTGCCGTGGAAGCGCGACCTCGTCACGGCCATCGACCGCATCGGCAACTTCCTGTCGTCGTACCGGCAGTAG
- a CDS encoding peroxiredoxin, which translates to MTHLEPGMRAPDFTLLDQGGNPVSLADLRGRRAIVYFYPEALTSACQQQACDFRDAVPDLGGHGYAVVGISRDPVEKLARAHALDGLTFPLLSDEDLAVHRAWGTFGEKNSYGRIVEGVRRSTFVLDEAGIITHAFYNTKAKGHLEMLDKRLAFRG; encoded by the coding sequence GTGACCCATCTCGAGCCCGGCATGCGCGCACCCGACTTCACGCTCCTCGATCAGGGCGGCAACCCCGTGTCGCTGGCCGACCTGCGGGGCCGCAGGGCGATCGTCTACTTCTACCCCGAGGCGCTCACCTCGGCCTGCCAGCAGCAGGCGTGCGACTTCCGGGATGCGGTGCCAGACCTCGGCGGGCACGGCTACGCGGTGGTCGGCATCTCGCGCGACCCGGTCGAGAAGCTCGCCCGGGCGCATGCGCTCGACGGCCTCACGTTCCCGCTCCTCAGCGATGAGGATCTCGCGGTGCATCGCGCCTGGGGCACCTTCGGCGAGAAGAACAGCTACGGCCGCATCGTCGAGGGCGTGCGCCGCTCGACCTTCGTGCTCGACGAGGCCGGCATCATCACCCACGCCTTCTACAACACCAAGGCGAAGGGCCACCTCGAGATGCTCGACAAGCGGCTCGCCTTTCGGGGCTGA
- a CDS encoding WhiB family transcriptional regulator — translation MDWRDDAACLTVDPELFFPVGNTGPALEQIEKAKAVCATCPVTEMCLQYALETSQDSGVWGGLSEDERRALKRRAARARRAG, via the coding sequence ATGGATTGGCGTGATGACGCTGCCTGCCTCACGGTGGACCCCGAGCTCTTCTTCCCGGTCGGCAACACCGGCCCGGCGCTCGAGCAGATCGAGAAGGCGAAGGCCGTCTGCGCGACGTGCCCGGTGACCGAGATGTGCCTCCAGTACGCGCTCGAGACCAGCCAGGACTCCGGCGTGTGGGGCGGCCTCTCCGAGGACGAGCGCCGCGCGCTCAAGCGCCGCGCTGCTCGCGCCCGTCGCGCGGGCTGA